From the Pseudodesulfovibrio alkaliphilus genome, one window contains:
- a CDS encoding carboxyl transferase domain-containing protein encodes MSIEKKLTELMQRVNYAREILGNKDRPELDAFAKEIVEFPDKNNVVADDRAMRALDSLETRIATMETAIDAQLTAMDKVRIVRHPQRVCLKDILENVYDNYSEIGGKDEHSIDPGMLIARAYITRRKGKKIINQPVMVVGQEKGHGQEFRNGGSIKPWGNSKALKYMKVAAREQIPIHAYVNTPGSYPVEDFPGAAQQIAENIYEMAGLPVPVIAIFSEGGSGGAEAIGMADKRLMLSHGYYSVISPEGAAAIEGRIKSSERAPAELIESCAIAQQITAQDNLKNGYIDAIIQEPPLGARPDHFEFYKQLREQVVRATDEVTLSVRGLRLVRAFAMRHFHKNADIIVRWNLTENARERLVARRFKKYRKLATHAYIDERSLLDKLSATSSDIVSSTTSAVNYGLVKPFRQKVNRIAEEVTDEIHVVTGKLDALYRSGLKKLGVKSIGDRQKEMELTGLSRNDSGETCTDNGCDYISPQARVDREIACPHAEKRGCLDIWARDLFTDFAGVCPHCGYNFPMEYQWYLHNVFDKGSIREFNRDIVAGNPTSFPGFEKRIEAAREKTGLKSSCMTFNASLEGIRLTCATLIANFRGGSVGAAEGEKFIRALELAQSKHQPFLAYVHGTAGIRIQEGVNGLIQMPRCTMAVRRYIEEGGLYIVLYDTNSYAGPVASFLGCSPYQYAVRSSRLGFAGPGVIKETTGVEIPPDYHNCFKALSRGHIQGVWSRKDIRKNLQQAFQTIGGRNLYYR; translated from the coding sequence ATGAGCATAGAAAAAAAACTCACCGAACTCATGCAGCGGGTCAACTACGCCCGCGAGATTCTCGGCAACAAGGACCGGCCGGAACTGGACGCTTTTGCCAAGGAAATCGTCGAGTTCCCCGACAAAAACAATGTCGTGGCCGACGATCGGGCCATGCGTGCCCTTGACTCCCTCGAAACACGCATCGCCACTATGGAAACGGCCATCGACGCACAGTTGACGGCCATGGACAAGGTACGCATCGTACGTCATCCACAGCGCGTCTGCCTCAAGGACATCCTTGAGAATGTCTACGACAACTACAGCGAGATAGGCGGCAAGGACGAACACTCCATCGACCCGGGGATGCTCATTGCCAGAGCCTACATCACACGTCGCAAAGGAAAGAAAATCATCAACCAGCCGGTCATGGTGGTGGGCCAGGAAAAGGGACACGGACAGGAGTTCCGCAACGGCGGCTCCATCAAACCCTGGGGCAACAGCAAGGCGCTCAAATACATGAAGGTCGCGGCCAGGGAACAGATCCCCATCCACGCCTACGTGAACACTCCGGGCTCCTATCCGGTGGAGGACTTTCCGGGAGCTGCCCAACAAATTGCTGAAAACATTTATGAAATGGCTGGGCTTCCGGTCCCGGTCATCGCCATATTCTCCGAGGGCGGTTCGGGCGGGGCCGAGGCCATCGGCATGGCCGACAAACGTCTCATGCTCTCCCACGGCTACTACTCGGTCATTTCCCCTGAAGGCGCGGCCGCCATTGAGGGGCGCATCAAGAGTTCCGAACGTGCTCCCGCGGAATTGATCGAATCCTGCGCCATCGCCCAGCAGATCACGGCCCAGGACAACCTGAAAAACGGGTACATCGACGCCATCATCCAGGAGCCGCCCCTTGGTGCGCGGCCCGATCATTTCGAGTTCTACAAACAGCTGCGCGAGCAAGTGGTACGCGCCACGGACGAGGTCACGCTGTCGGTGCGCGGCCTGCGGCTGGTCCGGGCCTTTGCCATGCGCCACTTCCACAAAAACGCGGACATCATCGTCCGCTGGAATCTCACGGAAAATGCCCGTGAGCGGCTCGTGGCCCGCCGGTTCAAGAAATACCGCAAGCTGGCTACCCACGCCTACATTGACGAGCGCTCACTGCTCGACAAGCTCAGCGCCACCAGCAGCGACATCGTCTCCTCCACCACCTCGGCGGTCAATTATGGCCTGGTCAAGCCGTTCAGGCAAAAAGTCAACCGCATAGCTGAAGAGGTCACGGACGAGATCCATGTTGTCACCGGCAAGCTCGACGCCCTATATCGTTCCGGCCTCAAGAAATTGGGGGTCAAGTCCATCGGCGACAGGCAAAAGGAGATGGAACTGACCGGATTGTCCCGGAATGACTCCGGCGAGACATGCACGGACAACGGCTGCGACTACATAAGCCCCCAGGCGCGTGTGGACCGGGAGATAGCCTGCCCCCACGCCGAAAAGCGCGGCTGCCTCGATATCTGGGCGCGGGACCTGTTCACCGATTTCGCCGGAGTCTGCCCCCACTGCGGCTACAACTTCCCCATGGAATACCAGTGGTATCTCCACAATGTGTTTGACAAGGGGTCCATCCGCGAGTTCAACCGCGACATAGTGGCGGGCAATCCCACCAGTTTCCCGGGATTTGAAAAGCGCATTGAAGCGGCAAGGGAGAAAACCGGACTCAAGAGCAGCTGCATGACCTTCAACGCCAGCCTGGAAGGCATCCGCCTCACCTGCGCCACCCTGATCGCCAACTTCCGCGGCGGCTCGGTGGGCGCAGCCGAGGGGGAGAAGTTTATCCGCGCTCTGGAGTTGGCACAGTCCAAGCACCAGCCCTTCCTGGCCTATGTCCACGGCACGGCGGGCATCCGTATTCAGGAAGGCGTCAACGGCCTCATCCAAATGCCCCGCTGCACCATGGCCGTGCGCCGGTATATAGAGGAAGGCGGCCTGTACATCGTGCTTTACGACACCAATTCTTATGCCGGTCCTGTGGCCTCGTTCCTCGGATGCTCCCCCTACCAGTACGCGGTGCGCTCATCACGACTGGGATTTGCCGGCCCCGGCGTGATTAAGGAAACCACAGGCGTGGAGATTCCCCCCGACTACCATAACTGCTTCAAGGCCCTTTCCCGGGGCCACATCCAGGGCGTGTGGAGCAGAAAGGACATCCGCAAGAACCTCCAGCAGGCCTTCCAGACCATCGGCGGCCGAAACCTCTACTACCGCTGA
- a CDS encoding biotin carboxylase N-terminal domain-containing protein, with the protein MSIHGNTVLIANRGEIAVRIMQACTDLGLDFVAVHTEEDRHSGHVDAARKLGGDKAVYRINNYLDAGDILSVADQAGATAIHPGYGFFSENYRFARRVSERDRPMTFIGPSWRVIRDLGDKINTKRLARSLGVPTVPGSDRAIYDEMEAESIAESLFEFQTNMGIKRPVVLVKASAGGGGMGIDEVEDMARFRQTYRRIRNYSLRTFNDEGVLIEQRVFNFNHLEVQIVSDRSGKNPVHFGTRNCSVQSPGLQKRIEVAPGFWPQTLRYEFAAAKVLDDITGYSLSIAREIGYDNVGTWEWIVTPDGKPFLMEVNTRIQVENGVSADIASVRGDSNVNLIREQIRIGLGQPLGYSQEDISFDGVSIEYRIIAEDTENGFAPWVGRIDQLKWTPCDWLSVYTHVPLERPYQIPTEYDPNLALAIIKGADLEEAKRRGLEFLADLRLTGVDSGGQAMKSNIPFLQDRTENLLEF; encoded by the coding sequence GTGAGCATACACGGCAACACGGTACTTATTGCAAACAGGGGCGAGATCGCCGTGAGGATCATGCAGGCATGCACTGATCTCGGGCTTGATTTCGTGGCCGTACATACAGAGGAAGACAGGCACTCCGGCCATGTGGACGCCGCCCGCAAACTCGGTGGAGACAAGGCCGTCTATCGCATCAACAACTATCTTGACGCTGGCGACATACTCTCGGTGGCCGATCAGGCCGGGGCAACGGCCATCCACCCGGGCTACGGATTCTTCTCGGAGAACTACCGCTTTGCGCGGCGTGTCAGCGAACGCGACAGGCCCATGACCTTCATCGGTCCCTCGTGGCGGGTCATCCGCGACCTGGGGGACAAGATCAACACCAAGCGACTGGCCCGAAGTCTGGGCGTTCCCACAGTGCCTGGGTCTGACCGTGCCATCTATGATGAAATGGAGGCGGAATCCATAGCCGAAAGCCTCTTCGAATTCCAGACCAACATGGGCATCAAGCGGCCAGTGGTGCTGGTCAAGGCCTCAGCTGGCGGCGGCGGCATGGGCATCGACGAGGTCGAGGACATGGCCCGCTTTCGCCAGACCTATCGCCGCATCCGCAACTACTCGCTGCGCACCTTCAATGACGAGGGCGTTCTCATCGAGCAACGCGTCTTCAACTTCAATCACCTGGAAGTGCAGATAGTATCCGACCGCAGCGGCAAAAACCCGGTTCACTTCGGTACCCGCAACTGCTCGGTGCAAAGTCCCGGACTGCAAAAGCGCATAGAGGTGGCTCCTGGTTTTTGGCCCCAGACCCTGCGCTACGAGTTTGCTGCTGCCAAGGTGCTTGACGACATCACCGGCTACTCCCTGTCCATCGCCCGCGAAATCGGCTACGACAACGTGGGCACCTGGGAATGGATCGTCACCCCGGACGGCAAGCCCTTTCTCATGGAGGTCAACACCCGCATCCAGGTGGAGAACGGCGTCTCGGCCGACATCGCTTCCGTCAGGGGTGATAGCAACGTCAACCTCATCCGCGAGCAGATTCGGATCGGCCTGGGCCAACCCCTGGGCTACTCCCAGGAGGACATCTCCTTCGACGGGGTCAGCATCGAGTACCGTATCATCGCCGAAGACACCGAGAACGGTTTTGCCCCCTGGGTGGGACGCATCGACCAATTGAAGTGGACGCCGTGCGACTGGCTTTCCGTCTACACCCATGTGCCCCTTGAACGCCCGTATCAGATTCCCACCGAGTACGACCCCAACCTGGCCCTGGCCATCATCAAGGGGGCGGATCTAGAGGAGGCCAAACGGCGCGGGCTCGAATTCCTGGCTGACCTCCGGCTGACCGGCGTTGACTCGGGCGGCCAGGCCATGAAGTCGAACATCCCTTTCCTGCAGGATCGTACAGAAAACCTGCTTGAATTCTAG
- a CDS encoding peptidase domain-containing ABC transporter codes for MHELFRRLFRSKPLAAQIFVASFFVNLLFLASPIFVIQILSRYIGYGFDGTLYTLTGGMLIALVLGMAFTAIRTRMCAVVSEEPDQKLQSAVLDSLARIKASALERVPQARVQEIMAGPHVVQSAYEANHIAAVIDMPFFLLFLLAITALSPWLGLITLLAAIATVVAGRMSMTRTRAMDNLLREELIRHRGTVHSAIQGAETVRAFHAASFLSRIWTEQVGRLMDLKSRLVSEKSWGLGIVQGLGALLRVMIYAVGAKLVVSGDLTVGALIGISILSAKALQISTSFMQSVQLMAQADDAMRMIREFMNLPRESPGGTAMKRFSGRLEFKDVAIAFPGSTGPLFESLNLVVEPGTVVGVFGANGAGKTTLARLVAGLIEPGRGQILADGVDLRQLASEWWRKQVMYMPQEPALLNGTYRENLILLDPEVDEARLNEVVRRADLRRFLDTTATGLDTPVTEGGRSLPLGIRKRLAIARALVAQGRLAIFDEPTEGLDAEGCEAVFQILNSLAREGVTLFIVSRDPNIVKGYGMVIDLNSKPVPKIGVVQKKPVAPEQAAAKS; via the coding sequence ATGCACGAGCTGTTTAGACGCCTTTTCCGATCCAAGCCTCTGGCAGCGCAGATTTTCGTTGCTTCGTTCTTCGTCAATCTCCTGTTTCTCGCCTCTCCCATCTTCGTCATTCAGATCCTCAGCCGCTACATCGGCTACGGGTTCGACGGAACCCTGTACACACTGACCGGGGGCATGCTCATCGCCCTGGTTTTAGGCATGGCCTTCACCGCGATACGCACCCGCATGTGCGCCGTGGTCAGCGAGGAACCGGACCAAAAGCTGCAATCCGCTGTGCTCGATTCCCTGGCCCGGATCAAGGCATCGGCCCTGGAGCGTGTGCCCCAGGCCAGAGTTCAGGAGATCATGGCCGGTCCCCACGTGGTCCAGAGTGCGTATGAGGCCAATCACATCGCGGCTGTGATCGACATGCCGTTTTTTCTGCTCTTCCTGCTGGCCATTACGGCCCTGAGTCCCTGGCTGGGGCTGATCACGCTGCTGGCGGCCATTGCCACGGTGGTGGCCGGACGCATGAGCATGACCCGTACAAGAGCCATGGACAACCTCCTGCGAGAGGAGCTGATACGCCATCGCGGAACTGTCCACTCGGCCATTCAGGGGGCGGAAACCGTCCGCGCCTTCCATGCCGCCTCGTTCCTGAGCAGAATATGGACCGAGCAGGTGGGGCGGCTTATGGACCTCAAGTCTCGCCTCGTCAGCGAAAAAAGCTGGGGACTGGGCATAGTGCAAGGCTTAGGCGCCCTGCTGCGGGTGATGATCTACGCCGTGGGGGCCAAGCTGGTGGTTTCAGGTGATCTGACGGTGGGGGCGCTTATCGGCATCAGCATCCTCTCGGCCAAGGCATTGCAGATTTCCACCAGTTTCATGCAGTCGGTTCAACTCATGGCCCAGGCTGATGATGCCATGCGCATGATCCGCGAGTTCATGAATCTGCCCAGGGAGTCGCCCGGAGGAACGGCCATGAAGCGATTTTCGGGCCGACTGGAGTTCAAGGACGTGGCCATTGCCTTTCCCGGTTCCACAGGGCCGCTTTTCGAATCTTTGAATCTGGTGGTGGAGCCAGGGACAGTCGTGGGCGTTTTCGGGGCAAACGGGGCCGGGAAGACTACCCTGGCAAGACTCGTGGCCGGATTGATCGAACCGGGCCGGGGCCAGATCCTGGCCGACGGGGTCGATCTGCGCCAACTTGCGTCCGAGTGGTGGCGCAAGCAGGTCATGTATATGCCTCAAGAACCGGCCCTGCTCAACGGCACCTATCGGGAAAATCTGATCCTGCTCGACCCCGAAGTGGACGAAGCCCGGCTTAACGAGGTTGTGCGCAGAGCCGATCTGCGCCGTTTTCTGGACACCACGGCCACCGGACTGGACACGCCCGTCACCGAAGGCGGCCGCAGCCTTCCCCTTGGCATACGCAAGCGTCTGGCCATTGCCAGGGCTTTGGTGGCTCAGGGCAGGCTTGCCATCTTCGACGAGCCAACCGAGGGGCTGGACGCCGAGGGCTGCGAGGCAGTCTTTCAGATTCTCAACTCCCTGGCCCGCGAGGGAGTCACCTTGTTCATCGTCTCCAGGGACCCAAATATCGTCAAGGGATACGGCATGGTCATCGACCTCAACTCCAAGCCTGTGCCCAAGATAGGCGTGGTCCAGAAAAAGCCCGTGGCGCCTGAACAGGCTGCGGCAAAATCATAG
- a CDS encoding CHASE2 domain-containing protein produces the protein MFAFLKVKLGKDQGILFVSGFAASVLMAALYIVQPTFLRLLDHKVYDQYLRSHHETNATNVPVVIDIDEKSLNEFGQFPWPRYRMAMLLKYLQAYGAASVATDILFAEEDRTSPRVLIRQLKEEMKIDIAVQGLPPALEDNDELLAHNLATGPFVLGFDFMTRALEREEGAHPSLECAIAPAKVAVLAPPGAPSPHDVLFRAEEAICPLPILAKAARRSGFITIAPDEDSVYRRVPLLFSWNGQFYPSLALAALMEATGMESIVLKMSSIGVESVRLGATVIPTDERGRMLINYRGGMKTFQYFSASDVLAKRLPPGALAGKIAIIGTSAAGLKDIRATPLDPGYPGVEAHATIVDNILSKQFLVVPDWAKGVELVMILGAGLLTTLLLMWARAAWLALPLLGLGWAMWYATVRLYTEHSLFISPLYPFMTLGLTFLLLTAVKYWREERAKKFIHGAFAHYLAPSVISQIMNDPDSLSLDGQEKEITIQFSDVRSFTSLSEKLTPTQVTNLLHDYLTPMTRIITSHQGTLDKFIGDAVMAFWNAPLDIENHQLKALQAALEQLDRLDDLNKVFVEKYGFPIAVGIGVHCGRVRVGNMGSADLFDYTLIGDNVNLASRLEGLTKYYGQKLVVSQAIMDACGDAYRFRILDSVRVKGKEKPVTIYTAYTADEASQRQEELTAYERAHELYLAQRFDEASTVFADLLAKGLEPVLYEMYIDRCRHLAEEPPGGDWDGVFTHKTK, from the coding sequence ATGTTCGCATTCCTGAAAGTCAAACTGGGCAAAGATCAGGGCATTCTGTTCGTGTCCGGCTTTGCCGCCTCTGTCCTCATGGCTGCCCTGTATATTGTTCAGCCGACGTTTCTCCGACTGCTTGACCACAAGGTCTATGATCAATATTTGCGCAGTCATCACGAGACCAACGCCACCAATGTGCCGGTTGTCATTGATATCGACGAGAAAAGTCTCAACGAATTCGGACAGTTTCCCTGGCCAAGATACCGGATGGCCATGCTGCTCAAGTATCTCCAGGCATACGGCGCTGCCTCGGTGGCTACCGATATTCTGTTTGCCGAGGAGGATCGGACCTCTCCACGAGTGCTGATCAGGCAACTCAAGGAGGAGATGAAAATCGACATTGCCGTCCAAGGGCTTCCGCCCGCCCTGGAAGACAATGACGAACTTCTGGCCCACAATCTCGCCACAGGCCCCTTTGTGCTCGGCTTCGACTTCATGACCAGAGCGCTTGAGCGCGAGGAAGGGGCGCATCCGAGCCTTGAATGCGCCATCGCCCCGGCCAAGGTGGCCGTACTCGCCCCGCCAGGTGCCCCATCGCCGCACGATGTGCTCTTCAGGGCCGAGGAAGCCATTTGCCCTCTGCCAATCTTGGCCAAAGCGGCCCGACGCAGCGGTTTCATCACCATCGCCCCAGACGAGGACAGCGTCTATCGCCGGGTCCCTCTGCTTTTCAGTTGGAACGGGCAATTCTATCCGAGCCTTGCTCTTGCGGCATTGATGGAGGCCACTGGCATGGAGTCCATTGTCCTCAAGATGTCGAGCATCGGCGTGGAGTCGGTGCGTCTGGGCGCCACGGTCATTCCCACTGACGAGCGCGGCCGCATGCTCATCAACTATCGGGGAGGAATGAAGACATTCCAGTATTTCAGCGCATCCGACGTTCTGGCCAAACGTCTTCCACCCGGAGCGCTGGCCGGCAAGATCGCCATCATCGGCACCTCGGCAGCGGGACTCAAGGACATCCGCGCCACCCCTCTAGATCCGGGCTACCCGGGCGTGGAAGCCCACGCCACCATTGTGGACAACATTCTCTCAAAACAGTTTCTGGTGGTCCCGGACTGGGCCAAGGGCGTTGAACTGGTCATGATTCTCGGAGCGGGACTGCTGACCACCCTGCTGCTCATGTGGGCCAGGGCCGCATGGCTTGCGCTCCCCCTGCTGGGGCTGGGCTGGGCCATGTGGTACGCCACGGTCCGGCTTTATACCGAACACTCCCTCTTCATCTCGCCCCTGTACCCGTTCATGACCCTCGGCCTGACATTCCTGCTCCTCACTGCCGTCAAATACTGGCGGGAGGAGCGGGCCAAAAAGTTCATCCACGGCGCCTTTGCCCATTATCTGGCACCTTCGGTCATCTCGCAGATCATGAACGACCCGGACTCCCTCTCCCTGGACGGTCAGGAAAAGGAGATCACCATCCAGTTCTCGGATGTACGCAGCTTCACATCCCTCTCTGAAAAACTGACCCCGACCCAAGTGACCAATCTCCTGCACGACTATCTCACCCCCATGACCCGCATCATCACCAGCCACCAGGGGACTTTGGACAAGTTCATCGGTGACGCGGTCATGGCCTTCTGGAATGCGCCGCTGGACATCGAAAACCACCAGCTCAAGGCGCTACAAGCCGCCCTTGAGCAGCTTGATCGCCTTGACGACCTGAACAAAGTTTTTGTCGAAAAATACGGATTCCCCATCGCTGTAGGCATCGGCGTTCACTGCGGCCGGGTCCGCGTGGGCAACATGGGCTCTGCCGACCTTTTCGACTACACTCTTATCGGCGACAACGTGAACCTCGCCTCGCGCCTTGAGGGGCTGACCAAATATTACGGCCAGAAACTGGTGGTCAGCCAAGCCATTATGGACGCCTGCGGCGATGCCTACCGCTTCCGAATTCTCGATAGCGTCCGCGTCAAGGGCAAGGAGAAGCCCGTCACCATCTACACGGCCTACACCGCAGACGAGGCCAGCCAACGCCAAGAGGAACTGACAGCCTACGAACGGGCACACGAACTGTATCTGGCCCAGCGCTTCGACGAGGCGAGCACCGTTTTTGCGGACCTTCTGGCCAAGGGATTGGAGCCGGTTCTTTACGAGATGTATATCGATCGCTGCCGCCATCTGGCCGAGGAGCCTCCGGGCGGAGACTGGGACGGCGTCTTCACCCACAAGACCAAATAG
- a CDS encoding NAD(P)/FAD-dependent oxidoreductase, with product MDYVIVGNGVSAIGAIEGIRQHDLTGKILVVSDEAVPTYGRPLISYYLSDKIKFETLPYRPQEFYEKNHVEMKLASRVTKVDTASRKVILESGEEVPYGKLLLATGGAPANPDLPGIDGPGVYNFTTVAHAEALRGLVDKVEKVVVIGAGLIALKAAEGFAEKGVDVTIVVRSRIMRTYFDETASDIIVEHLEKNGIRFMQGTDTRAIVRRGDNTIMGVETDQGVVDADVVIVAAGVRPNMALAVEAGLVTGKGIRVDDQMVTSDKDVFAAGDVAEARDLLTGEFMVRPIWPNAYSQGRYAGLNMAGADKPYTGGLSMNSITYYGLATISVGQTNIEGGETETYLDRDRSVYRKLVFKGDTLVGCILIGDIDGAGFYTSFIKNRFVLDAEARKRLIEGDPSPALWPDEFIEAMHNTP from the coding sequence ATGGATTACGTAATTGTTGGAAATGGCGTTTCTGCCATCGGTGCAATTGAGGGAATTCGACAACACGACCTCACAGGGAAAATCCTTGTTGTCAGCGACGAGGCCGTTCCCACCTATGGTCGACCGCTTATTTCTTATTATTTGTCCGACAAGATCAAATTCGAGACACTCCCGTACAGACCTCAGGAGTTTTACGAAAAGAACCATGTCGAAATGAAGCTCGCCTCGCGGGTGACCAAAGTGGATACGGCGTCCAGGAAGGTGATCCTTGAAAGCGGCGAGGAGGTGCCCTACGGCAAGCTGCTGCTTGCCACGGGTGGCGCCCCGGCAAATCCCGATCTGCCCGGCATCGACGGGCCCGGCGTGTACAACTTCACCACCGTGGCCCACGCCGAGGCGTTGCGCGGACTGGTGGACAAGGTTGAAAAGGTCGTGGTCATCGGCGCGGGGCTCATCGCACTGAAAGCTGCCGAGGGGTTTGCCGAAAAAGGCGTGGATGTGACCATTGTTGTCCGTTCGAGGATAATGCGTACCTACTTCGACGAGACAGCCAGCGACATCATTGTCGAACACCTGGAGAAAAACGGCATCCGCTTCATGCAGGGCACCGACACCAGGGCCATTGTCCGCCGCGGCGACAACACCATCATGGGCGTGGAAACCGACCAAGGCGTGGTGGACGCGGATGTGGTCATCGTTGCCGCCGGAGTTCGGCCAAACATGGCGCTGGCGGTCGAGGCGGGCCTCGTCACCGGCAAGGGGATCAGGGTGGACGATCAGATGGTCACGAGCGATAAAGACGTGTTCGCGGCGGGCGATGTGGCCGAGGCCAGGGATTTGCTTACCGGCGAGTTCATGGTGCGTCCCATCTGGCCAAATGCCTACTCGCAGGGACGCTATGCCGGTTTGAATATGGCCGGTGCGGACAAGCCATACACTGGCGGTCTGTCCATGAACTCCATCACCTATTACGGGCTGGCGACAATATCCGTGGGGCAGACGAATATCGAGGGAGGGGAAACCGAGACCTATCTCGACCGCGACAGGAGCGTCTACCGCAAGCTTGTCTTTAAGGGCGACACCCTGGTTGGCTGCATCCTTATCGGCGACATAGATGGAGCCGGGTTCTACACCAGTTTCATCAAGAATCGCTTCGTCCTCGACGCCGAGGCCCGCAAGCGCCTGATTGAAGGCGATCCCTCGCCAGCCCTCTGGCCCGACGAGTTCATCGAGGCCATGCACAACACCCCTTAG
- a CDS encoding TolC family protein, translating into MTFVCLLLFMGSASAQQERNLDINALLRELVETHDRVKAAESQLESVRHQYKRAQGGWYPKVDAKAEGGRENLSKPQENETQMNRNMQKLTATQRLYDFGATSGSIDSAAGRVMEYEALLDRTKQVVIASGITAYLRVVRSRELLKYARRSEQSMIELSGMQEVLVQRGAGYSYEELQVKGQLAGAQSYRVTQEREVQISLNNFKSVFGFTPTQEEVDRMSAIPLPRRFIPASLDEAVQVAFDTNPVLLETAYTMDRLQGDLKAQEATYFPRFDAVLEGERKENDQGSAGIRSEQRASLMMTYNLFSGFQDAEAIRSIKSEMTGANRTLLDRRRTVEESVRNAWLELTTLRQNSDLYENQANITWEFLGLVKKKKAMGEDVRLLDILVGERDYISSISAKVATDIDIIIAAYTLLYEMGVITEDTTRM; encoded by the coding sequence ATGACATTTGTTTGTCTTCTTCTCTTCATGGGGTCCGCATCGGCCCAGCAGGAGAGGAACCTCGACATTAACGCCCTATTGCGCGAGCTGGTGGAGACTCACGACCGCGTCAAGGCTGCCGAATCGCAGCTCGAATCGGTCAGGCACCAATACAAGAGGGCGCAGGGAGGCTGGTATCCCAAGGTGGACGCCAAGGCCGAGGGCGGGCGTGAAAACCTGAGCAAACCCCAGGAAAACGAAACCCAGATGAACCGGAACATGCAGAAGCTCACGGCCACGCAACGGCTGTATGACTTCGGCGCGACCTCCGGCTCCATCGATTCAGCGGCCGGCCGGGTGATGGAATACGAGGCCTTGCTCGACCGGACCAAACAGGTGGTCATTGCCTCGGGTATCACCGCCTATCTCCGGGTCGTTCGCTCTCGCGAGCTGCTCAAGTACGCCAGGCGCTCAGAACAGAGCATGATCGAGCTTTCCGGCATGCAGGAAGTGCTGGTGCAGCGCGGGGCAGGGTATTCCTACGAGGAGTTGCAGGTCAAAGGCCAGTTGGCCGGCGCCCAGTCCTATCGGGTCACTCAGGAGCGCGAGGTTCAGATTTCTCTTAACAATTTCAAATCCGTTTTCGGCTTCACCCCAACACAGGAAGAAGTGGACAGGATGAGCGCCATCCCCCTGCCACGGAGGTTCATTCCCGCCTCGCTGGATGAAGCCGTGCAGGTGGCCTTTGACACCAACCCGGTGCTGCTGGAAACCGCCTATACCATGGACAGGCTCCAGGGCGACCTCAAAGCCCAGGAAGCCACCTATTTCCCCCGGTTCGACGCAGTGCTCGAGGGCGAACGCAAGGAGAACGACCAGGGCAGCGCCGGAATCCGTTCCGAGCAGCGCGCCTCGCTGATGATGACCTACAATCTCTTCTCCGGGTTCCAGGATGCCGAGGCAATACGCTCCATCAAATCCGAGATGACCGGCGCCAACCGGACCCTGCTGGACCGTCGCAGGACCGTGGAAGAAAGTGTGCGCAACGCATGGCTAGAACTGACCACCCTGCGACAGAACTCCGATCTTTACGAGAATCAGGCCAACATTACCTGGGAGTTCCTCGGTCTGGTCAAAAAGAAAAAGGCCATGGGGGAAGACGTCAGATTGCTCGACATTCTGGTGGGCGAGCGCGACTACATCTCCTCCATCAGCGCCAAGGTGGCCACTGACATCGACATCATCATTGCCGCCTATACGTTGCTCTACGAAATGGGCGTCATTACCGAGGACACCACGAGAATGTAA